A single region of the Salvia miltiorrhiza cultivar Shanhuang (shh) chromosome 8, IMPLAD_Smil_shh, whole genome shotgun sequence genome encodes:
- the LOC131002044 gene encoding uncharacterized protein LOC131002044 isoform X1: MGIASSVSLTIFDLPFADIQLMVKPKQRQLHGAPDEGDWMVVKKQRITIIIPPLPNKKHSAMPCIGDAQLQEKPTGITNSHLQCSRSSTVEPQAPSLSHRREGNDINPCSSIPRARQGMKIFGDSTSFLNQRMRASYLEKKIRKAGGLENWLISLGLARFIKVFQMRRVGKFQLANLTMQKLKDMGTDAVGPRRKLMHAIDCLCQPHCFHHI; the protein is encoded by the exons ATGGGGATAGCCTCATCAGTTTCCTTAACGATCTTCGATCTCCCTTTTGCAG ATATACAACTAATGGTAAAGCCAAAGCAGAGACAGCTCCATGGTGCCCCTGATGAGGGAGATTGGATGGTGGTGAAGAAGCAGAGAATCACAATTATAATCCCACCTTTACCTAATAAGAAGCACTCAGCAATGCCCTGTATAGGAGATGCTCAGCTGCAAGAAAAACCAACAGGCATCACCAACTCCCACTTGCAATGCTCCAGATCATCCACTGTTGAACCTCAAGCACCAAGTTTATCCCATCGTAGAGAGGGAAACGACATTAATCCATGCAGCAGCATCCCAAGAGCTAGGCAAGGAATGAAGATATTTGGTGATAGCACCTCATTTCTAAATCAAAGGATGAGAGCATCCTATCTAGAGAAAAAGATTAGGAAGGCGGGTGGGTTGGAGAATTGGCTCATCTCTCTCGGCCTTGCACGATTCATCAAGGTTTTCCAGATGAGAAGGGTCGGCAAATTTCAGCTGGCAAATCTTACTATGCAAAAGCTCAAAGACATGGGCACAGATGCCGTTGGCCCCAGGAGAAAGCTCATGCATGCCATCGACTGCCTCTGTCAACCCCATTGTTTCCACCACATCTGA
- the LOC131002044 gene encoding uncharacterized protein LOC131002044 isoform X2, whose protein sequence is MILDIQLMVKPKQRQLHGAPDEGDWMVVKKQRITIIIPPLPNKKHSAMPCIGDAQLQEKPTGITNSHLQCSRSSTVEPQAPSLSHRREGNDINPCSSIPRARQGMKIFGDSTSFLNQRMRASYLEKKIRKAGGLENWLISLGLARFIKVFQMRRVGKFQLANLTMQKLKDMGTDAVGPRRKLMHAIDCLCQPHCFHHI, encoded by the exons ATGATTCTTG ATATACAACTAATGGTAAAGCCAAAGCAGAGACAGCTCCATGGTGCCCCTGATGAGGGAGATTGGATGGTGGTGAAGAAGCAGAGAATCACAATTATAATCCCACCTTTACCTAATAAGAAGCACTCAGCAATGCCCTGTATAGGAGATGCTCAGCTGCAAGAAAAACCAACAGGCATCACCAACTCCCACTTGCAATGCTCCAGATCATCCACTGTTGAACCTCAAGCACCAAGTTTATCCCATCGTAGAGAGGGAAACGACATTAATCCATGCAGCAGCATCCCAAGAGCTAGGCAAGGAATGAAGATATTTGGTGATAGCACCTCATTTCTAAATCAAAGGATGAGAGCATCCTATCTAGAGAAAAAGATTAGGAAGGCGGGTGGGTTGGAGAATTGGCTCATCTCTCTCGGCCTTGCACGATTCATCAAGGTTTTCCAGATGAGAAGGGTCGGCAAATTTCAGCTGGCAAATCTTACTATGCAAAAGCTCAAAGACATGGGCACAGATGCCGTTGGCCCCAGGAGAAAGCTCATGCATGCCATCGACTGCCTCTGTCAACCCCATTGTTTCCACCACATCTGA
- the LOC131002046 gene encoding uncharacterized protein LOC131002046 isoform X2, with protein sequence MEEPVGKLCTTLAKFCNHLQTSCAALKESVDRRPIPLDSASTTFIQSVNRRVSAAGDDLNILESMSFATVSFEELLGHCNEVLKKNRNDISDLQDHLYSSSNYIPPLDFDEEAEVDDFSLDTFSPGSGVELKRSDDVEDDPLLDDSLSLKKFGISDSSLAAIASQEGRTDEMKECEDSRISLNVTRDDYESLPKHMKGLASWEDLQNAVAKINSCIGSKKTKAETFQQDEIELLGLGYKARSYLLLLLKMNRLRIETNEGVISYKIL encoded by the exons ATGGAGGAACCCGTCGGAAAATTGTGCACAACGCTGGCGAAATTCTGCAACCACCTCCAAACTAGCTGCGCCGCCCTTAAAGAGTCCGTCGACCGCCGCCCAATCCCCCTCG ATTCCGCTTCAACAACCTTCATTCAAAGCGTTAATCGGAGAGTATCCGCCGCCGGCGACGACCTCAACATTCTGGAATCCATGTCATTCGCGACGGTGTCGTTTGAGGAGCTCTTGGGACACTGCAATGAGGTCTTGAAGAAGAATCGGAATGACATTTCTGACCTCCAGGATCACCTCTATTCCTCCTCCAACTACATTCCCCCGC TTGATTTTGACGAAGAAGCTGAGGTGGATGACTTTTCTCTGGATACTTTTTCGCCTGGAAGCGGTGTTGAATTGAAGAGGAGCGATGATGTGGAAGACGATCCCTT GCTTGATGATTCATTGAGTTTGAAGAAATTTGGGATCTCTGATAGTAGTCTTGCAGCCATAGCATCTCAAG AAGGAAGGACAGATGAGATGAAGGAATGTGAAGATTCTCGCATTTCGCTGAATGTCACAAGAGATGATTATGAAAGTCTTCCTAAACACATGAAGGGCTTGGCATCATGGGAG GATCTCCAAAATGCGGttgcaaaaataaattcatGCATAGGATCAAAGAAAACAAAGGCAGAGACTTTTCAGCAAGATGAAATTGAATTGCTTGGACTAG GCTACAAAGCAAGATCTTATCTGTTGCTTCTTTTAAAAATGAATAGGCTACGCATTGAGACCAATGAAGGCGTCATCTCATACAAGATCTTGTAA
- the LOC131002046 gene encoding uncharacterized protein LOC131002046 isoform X1, with the protein MEEPVGKLCTTLAKFCNHLQTSCAALKESVDRRPIPLDSASTTFIQSVNRRVSAAGDDLNILESMSFATVSFEELLGHCNEVLKKNRNDISDLQDHLYSSSNYIPPLDFDEEAEVDDFSLDTFSPGSGVELKRSDDVEDDPLLDDSLSLKKFGISDSSLAAIASQAHNKCEMYESDFEIEEGRTDEMKECEDSRISLNVTRDDYESLPKHMKGLASWEDLQNAVAKINSCIGSKKTKAETFQQDEIELLGLGYKARSYLLLLLKMNRLRIETNEGVISYKIL; encoded by the exons ATGGAGGAACCCGTCGGAAAATTGTGCACAACGCTGGCGAAATTCTGCAACCACCTCCAAACTAGCTGCGCCGCCCTTAAAGAGTCCGTCGACCGCCGCCCAATCCCCCTCG ATTCCGCTTCAACAACCTTCATTCAAAGCGTTAATCGGAGAGTATCCGCCGCCGGCGACGACCTCAACATTCTGGAATCCATGTCATTCGCGACGGTGTCGTTTGAGGAGCTCTTGGGACACTGCAATGAGGTCTTGAAGAAGAATCGGAATGACATTTCTGACCTCCAGGATCACCTCTATTCCTCCTCCAACTACATTCCCCCGC TTGATTTTGACGAAGAAGCTGAGGTGGATGACTTTTCTCTGGATACTTTTTCGCCTGGAAGCGGTGTTGAATTGAAGAGGAGCGATGATGTGGAAGACGATCCCTT GCTTGATGATTCATTGAGTTTGAAGAAATTTGGGATCTCTGATAGTAGTCTTGCAGCCATAGCATCTCAAG CTCACAATAAATGCGAGATGTATGAATCTGATTTTGAGATAGAAG AAGGAAGGACAGATGAGATGAAGGAATGTGAAGATTCTCGCATTTCGCTGAATGTCACAAGAGATGATTATGAAAGTCTTCCTAAACACATGAAGGGCTTGGCATCATGGGAG GATCTCCAAAATGCGGttgcaaaaataaattcatGCATAGGATCAAAGAAAACAAAGGCAGAGACTTTTCAGCAAGATGAAATTGAATTGCTTGGACTAG GCTACAAAGCAAGATCTTATCTGTTGCTTCTTTTAAAAATGAATAGGCTACGCATTGAGACCAATGAAGGCGTCATCTCATACAAGATCTTGTAA